The genome window TACACGCTCAAGGTGGATTTTCCATTGAAGCCTGCCGAAATGATCGCGGCGGATGCGCCTATATCCACGCTCAGGATGCCTTTTTTTGCGCCATAAACTTTTGCGAGGAAACGCACCATGCGTCCGGTCGCGTATGCTGTCGGCAGGATGTGCCCGCCGGACCACAGATCCAAAAGGTCCACGCCTTTGATCTGCCGTTTGCGAATATTGATGAACATGCGTGCCAGTTCGCGTTCGGCGGGGTCAATATCCTCCGTCTCAAGCGACGGGCGCACGTTTGGGCTGAAATGCAGGGAGGCGGCCAGCGAACCGACCAGGCTCTTTACCTCCTCCTCCATTTTTTCGTTGCCGGCAAACAGGACGGCAGGGCGTTTCTCTTCCGGTAGCAGGAAGCTGGCAAGACCGATCGGCTCCAGCAATTTTTGAATGGAGAGTGATGCGCCGCCATCCGTTCCACCCGCGATCACGACCAGGTCGGGACGTGCGCGCAGGATGCTGTCTATTTGCTGGGCCGGCTTGCGCAGATCGTTCAATCCGATGGTATCCACGATGCGCGTATACGTGGTCTCGGCAAGCCGCCGCGCGCTTTCAAGCGAGACGTCCTTGAGCAGGCCGACCACGATGGTTTTCACCGCGGGACCTGCGGATAGCGTGACGGCAAGCGCATCCACACCGGACCCGTTCGGTTGACTCGGCTTAATCAGCCCGTGCGAATCGTCGAGCAGGGACTTCCCCAGCACCTTCTCCAAATTCCCAACGGCATGGCGGACACCGATGCTCGCGTCTTTGAAGGGCGCTTCGGCAGTGGTGGGCGCGGAACTGGAAGCCACGAAGCGATATTCGCCTTCGATGACATCGAACAGCACGACACGCGTGTTCACCGAACCGACATCTATGGCGAGCAGTGAGTTACCGTCAATCAGGGAGGATGGCATGATACTTAAGTATTCCCAAACAAGTTGAAGAAGTTGATGATGGATGCGAGGCGTTCGATCAATGCGGTTAATGCAGCCGCGTACACACCGGCAAAGATGACGCCCAGCGTAATGCCGATGAAGATGCGTCCCAGCCAGGCGAACAACTCGATCAACCCATAGCGCCGCACGGAGCCGTCCGCTTTTTGACGTGCGCCGAAATGGAAATAGATAAGGGAAGTCACCACGCCGGTCAGAATGATTGCGCCGTTGCCCGCCAGTTCGAAGACGTCAATATTGCGCGCGGCAGCAGTGTTGGGATCGAAGAAATTGATGGTCGCCTCGACCTGCGGGATAAGCGTGCCGATCACTGTGCCGGCGATGATCACGGCGCCGCCGGCGCCGACCAAAAATGCCATGGTAATCCGTGCAATCCCCGCAAGACGCGGTGATATTTTCATCAAGATGAACACCGTGCCAAGCAGAGGCACCAGCAGGATCAACTGCTCCGCCGTGGAACCGCCCAGCAGTGTCGGCAGCAGCGGATCGAGCAGACGGGGTACGATGACTTGCCACCAGGCGATTGAGGCCACATACCCGGCGGATACTCCCACAAAGATGTACACCGCGATGCGGAAGAGCGGATTATCCCCTATCCAATAACTAAAGATAAGGATGGTGAACAAAAAACTCAGGACAACTGTGATCAGGTCCGCGGGGAAGATCATTTTAATTGGTCTCCCTTGCTGAAGCGCGGTCCTGCAAACCCAGGGCGAGATTCCAAAGTCCGCCGCCCAGAACCAATGCCATGGCAAGCAACATGCCGAGGCTGTAAGCGTCCCAGTAGGCGCGCGCCGTGCCGGGACGTCCTGCGTTGTATTGTTCGAAGATTGCCCCGCCGTATAGACCCGGCACCAACCCGTTGAGCTGCCCCGATTCATAATAGGGCTGGATCATCGGCGCGGCCTGCGCGCTGGAAATGACCACAAATGGAATATTGCCGCGTACGGACTCCGTCTGCTCAATCCAGACGCGGGCGGCATCGGCATTATCTGTGATCAGAATCAGCATGGCAAATTGCGGGAGGGATGCGACATCCGAAAGAGGAGCGGATGTCCATGCAGGGTCAAGAGACATGTCGAATGGAGATGTGACGCGCGGGTTTTGCGCGAAAGCGCGGATGCCCAGCTGTCCGCCGGGCAGATAGCCAAGATTCAAATATTGGATCCCGCTTTGGTAGTTGTGCCCGCCCAACGGTCCGGATAGGAGGCGTTCCGCCAGAAGCGCACCTGTCTTGTTCGTGGCGATAAACGTCAAACGCGGATGGCGCAGCAGAATCATCTGGTCCAGCATGGGGGCGGCTGCGGCTTCCATTTCCCCGGCGCGGGCAGGCTCGTAATCGAAAGCCACCAGCACGGGCGCGCCCTCGGGTATGGATTGTGATATTTGTATGGCGCTTCCGATCTCATGCGGAACCCCCGCAGGCATGGAAAAGATCGACGTGCGGATGAAGAGAACGCCGCTCAAAACAAAAAAGAGGATAAAGGCAAGGAACCAGCGCAGACTTCGCGATGTTCTCAACGTGGAAAAGGATTCGATCGGAACGGGCGCGGTTTCCGCCGCTAGGATCTGTTCCAGTAATTCCGCATGCGCCTGTTGTTCTTCACTGGCATGCAATTTGATGGAGTAGGCTTTCGGTTTGCTGGTCGGAGTGAAGCCCGGTACCGCGGGGAGCACGCCCTGCAGGCCTGCCAGCGCGCCGCGTGATTCCAGGGTTTGATCACTGGGAGTTGAAAATGAAGCAGGCTGTGAGATCCCCGTTTCCAGCGGGCGCATCGCCTGCACCCATGAAGGCAGGTCACCGGGTGAGATGGCATCTGTGGTCATGATTGACGCGGAAGCGGATGAAGGCGACGAGCTTTCCATGGCGCTCGAAAGCCAGTCCGGCATGTCCGTAAAGAGGTCATCCATGCTGCCGCCTGCCTGGGCATCGGCTGTAAATGCAGGCGGCATATCAGGGGACGTTCCCTGTTCAATCGCCGGCGCAGGCTCCGCCTCGGCTTCAAAGGCGACGGACCACTCAGAGGCATCCGAAGGAGATGCAGGCTCGTTAATTATCTCTTCTGGTTGTGAAGAAACGGGAGACTGCGGCGCGGAGGTCTTCACCCAATTCGGGACATCCTCCAAGGAGGAATCATCCTGCGCGAATGGCTCCTGCTCGGGCAGGGGCCGCAGGGGGGATGTATCCTTTGATAACCATGTCGGCAGTTCCTCCTCATCTGAAGACCTGGACGACTCCCCCCGCAACCATTTTGGGGTTGTATCCTGTTTTGGTTCCTCGGATGCGGGCATTTCCTTCATCCAATCCGGGAGGGCTTCCTGGATTGGACTTTCAACCGCTTCAGATTCACCAATACCTGTCTCCGGAAAAAGGGCAGAGTCAGCGCTTTGGGCGTTGGCCTCCAGGCCGTGCAGCCAGTCTGGAGAATTGATGGATATTTCAGGGGCATCGCTGAACAGATCCGAGGATGCCGCAAAGGGTTTGACGTCATCCCTCGGCTCATTTTCCAGCGCCATTTGGTTCAGCCAGTCCGGTGCATCATCTGATGGAGAATTGAGGTCCGTAGAAGTAAGGGAGGATGACTGCACGGGTTGTGACGGCTCCTGAAGATTGCTTGCTTCACGGAACCAATCGCTTAACTCGTCCTTTTCTTCCGCCTTGGGTTCGTCCGCGGCTGCGCCTTTCAACCAGGAGGGTGAGTCTGCCTCCTTTGTGGATTCGTCCTGTGCAAAATCATCCTTGTCGCCCAGTTCCACCCAGCGGACCTCGGAGGATTCGGTCCGATTTTTTTTTGATTTTGGCGTGGCCCCTGTGATGCTGGCAAGCCAGTCCGGTGTATCGTCTTCCTCACTTTGTCCGCTTTGTGAGTGCAGACCAGCCAGCAGGTCTTCCGCGGGGGAGGCGGCTGTGTAGCCTTCAGGCGGCTGCGCAGGCAACGGCGCTCCTTTGCGGGCCGAATCACGCGCATCCCTTAACCATTGCGGCAGGATGGGCTCAAGTTCGGCTGTGTTTTTCTTGGTTGGAGCCTGTCCGGGTTTAATGGGGGTACTGGCATCTTTAAGTTCGCCTGTCAATGGCTGAAGGCGTGTCTTGCAGTATTGACAGAACTCCTGGTTTGCAAGGTTGCTTTCACCACAGGATGGACACTTGATAAGGTCTGCCATCAATTGCCCCCGTATGGACGGTCTGCGCCGAACAACACGCGCAAGCCGGTGGTAAGTGTGCCAAGTGCAACGCCGATCAGGATGCCGCGCGCGCCGCCGAGCGCCAATATCTGGGTGACCCATGGGCGGATCAAGGTGCCGATGACGGGAACGTCCCCAAAGGGCAGGGTGGCTGAGCCGATGAAGATGAGTACGGCAGTCAGCAGAAAGACGATCCCCATCACATCAACGCGGCGGCGCAGAAGACGGATGGCCGCGTACAGCAGGGAGACGGTCAATACGCCCATCAGTGCGGCTTCGGTTGGAAGGATGATGCCATTTAGCACGATCTGCATGGCGCTGTGCTGGGGGCGGAGGATCATGCCGAAGAGCAGTGTGGCAACCAACCCGATGACCAGAAGCGCGCTGTAGATGCCCCCCTTTTCACCGCGGCGGATCTTGTCCGTATGGACTGCGATCAAATTGAAAATTCCCACAAGCGCGGCAGCGCCTGCCAAAATGATCGCCCAATTGAGTAAAAGCGTTTGCACGTCCGCCAGCGCAGGGAAGAAATAACCGCCCAGAATTAAAACGCCTGCGGCGATGGCAATGACTGCGGTAAAGACTCGCATTAGATGACCCCGAAGAATTTTGAAAAAGCGCCGCCGAGCAAGGCGATGATCACCAGCCAGCGGAGGATATCCTGTACGGTCAGGCTGGCTGCATGAGAAGCACCGGCGTTTAGATATGCGCCTGCCGCAAACAGCTCCTCACCGATCAACACATCCTGTGTGTTTGCAAAGAGGACAGCCTGCCCGCTCAGGTTGTCGCTTGCACCGATTACCGTCACGCCTTCGCGGTCTGATACATCTGCCAGCAGTGCGGCTTCGGGACCGAAATGTCCCAGCATGAGATTGGCAGAGACATTTTCATTTTGTAAAATGTTCATTGCACCGGCAGCGTAACTGAAGGGGGTTAACCCTGTAACGCGCCCCGTGGTGGGGACGTAGAGATCGTCCGCGCCTGCAGCTTGATAGCCTGCCTGCATGGTATCCTGTGTCAATAGTCCAAGCGCAGGGTCACCGGCGGATGCGACAGCGGGTTTGTCACTGACCGATGTGCGCTCTGCAATGATGCGCAACATGGCCAACCCGGCGAGCGCGGACCCTCCGCGTGCATCGAGCAGGCTCCCATGTCCAAGCGAAATGTGCAGGCGGGTGCCGTCTTCCACGCTTAGACCCAGTTTGCGGTACAAGCCTGTAAGAGCAGGGATATCCCGCAGTCTTGCAGGAAATCTTTTTTTCCATACTGTAATGACAAGCAGAAGCAGTGCGCTTGCAATGATGATTACCAATACCGTCATTGGCGTGCTCCTGCCTGAATTAAAAAGGATGCAAATGCCCGCGCTTCCGCTTCCTCCTCGAGCGTCTCGGCGAGCGCGGTCAACTGGTCACTCCTTATAAAGCCCCCGCCAAAATAAATCGCCTGCGCTCCGAGCAGGGCAAGAGGACTTCCTGCTTCAAGGAACGAGGCGGTCAGTTCGTGAAGTTGATATCGGCGCAAGGCCTCAGCCCAGCGCGGCCAAAATTCGCGCGGTGACTTCATAATTAACGCGAGTATAGCATAATTTATTGTTGACCCCTGTGCCCGGCGCGCGGAAAGGCTACATTACCATAGAATTGACCATATGCCGGCCTCGGAGAGCGTCTGAAAAGCCGGTTTATTGACAAGACAGAATAAACCTGGTGTCTTCGTGTGTTCCTGGCCGGGTTTCAGGCACTTTTCAGGGCACAATGGTTGAGCCGGATAATATCTCCGCATCCTTTGGAATGACGACAATGCCGTCCCGTACATACCATTTCTCGTTGTCCATATCCGTGTTGCGCGGGAACGGGCGGATGGTGACGTTGGCACCAATGCGGGCGTTCTTGTCCAGGATCGCGCCCTCAATATGACAATTTGCGCCGATGCCGATGGGTAATCCCTCGCGGTCACGTTCATAATAATCCGCACCCATCACAATGCTGTCCTTGATCACACATCCACTCCCGATCTGGCTGCGGATGCCGATAATGGAATGGGTAATCTCGGCTTTCAGGATGCGGCATCCCTCTGCGATGAGGACATCGCGCAGGCGGCTGTCATCCACAATGGAGCCCGGCAGAAAGCGGGTATCTGTATAAATGGGAAGTTTTGTGTCGTAAAAATTGAACGGCGTCGCGGAGGTTGTGAGCGCGAGGTTGGTCTCGTAGAACGAGCGGATGGTTCCAATATCCTGCCAGTAGCCGTCAAAATCAAAACCGTATACCGAGTGTGATTTTATCGCCTGGGGAATAATATCCCCGCCGAAATCGTCGTGGTCGGGGAAATCCATCAGCAGGTCCATCAGCACCCTGGTGTTAAACATGTAGATGCCCATCGAACCCAGAAAGGGTCTCTGCGGGTCGTCTCGGCTGATAAATTTCCTTTGTACTTCGGGATCCCTGGGTTTTTCAACAAAAGAGGAGATGCGCCCATCTGACTCGCGCTTCAATATCCCAAAGCGCGTGACCTCCTCCTTTGAAACCGGCTGGACCGCCACTGTGATATCCGCCTTGTTATCCCAGTGATATTCTGCCATGGCCTTGTAATCCATGCGGTAGAGATGATCGCCGGCCAGGATCAGGATGTACTTGGCGTTTGCCGCCTGGATCTCAAGCAGCTGCTTGCGCACCGCATCCGCCGTACCCTGATACCAGTCCGCGCTTTCGAGGGTCTGTTCTGCTGCCCAGATCTGCACCCAGCCCTGGTGAAAGGAATCGAAGTTATAAGTGCGTGTGATGTGGCGGTGCAGGGACACGGAGTTGAACTGTGTCAGGATCGCGATGCGGAAGATCTCCGAGTTGATGCAATTGCTGATGGGAATATCGATCAAGCGGTACTTGCCCGCAATCGGAACAGCCGGCTTGGAGCGCATTTGAGTCAGTGGATACAGGCGCGCCCCGCGCCCGCCACCCAAGATGACTGCCAGGACATCGTTCAATGTGGGCATCGTGAGCCTCCTGGAAATTTCTTCGCACCGTGATCAAAGCGAGATACGCCTTATTTTACACCCGTCAATCTGCGAAGGCCATAAATAATATATACAATCGGATACGCCAGCAGGATCAAAATATCAATTGCGGCAAAGAGTAGGTATAGTTTCATCTTGCATCTCCGGAAAACTGTTTGAACATCGCCTCAGGAGGATATACGCTTTTGCCACGGGATATGTCGCTTGTTGTCTGATTAATTGTACAATTCAAAAAACCCCATGTCAACGTTTTGGGCGTGGAATTTATAAAAATCAAACGTCCTCGATTTGAGAGGACGTTTGACGGGAGGTGTAAAGTGCCCGTAGGGTATAATCCGCGTTGGGTATGCCTGTGTGCCGAAGGAGGGAATCGAACCCTCATTCCCGTAGGGAACACGATTTTGAGTCGTGCGCGTCTGCCTATTCCGCCACTTCGGCTCAATTGCGAAGGCAAGTATACCACTCCCAACAACAAGGTCAAGATGAAACTAGGAATTATAGGACTGCCTCAATCTGGAAAGACGACAATTTTCAACGCGCTCACACGCGGCAACACCCCGACCACTGCCTCGGCGGGCCGTATCGAAGTGCATCAGGCTGTGGTGGACGTCCCAGACCCGCGCGTGGATGCGCTCTCGAAGATGTTCAACCCGAAGAAAACGGTCTATACCAAGGTGACCTACGCGGATATTGCCGGGCTGGAAACTGGTTCCGCCAAAAGCGGCATTTCCGGACAGCTGTTGAATCAACTCAACCAGATGGACGGTCTGCTTCTGGTCGTGCGCGCCTTCGAGAATGACAGCGTGATGCATCCCAGTGGAAGCGTGAACCCGCTCCGCGATGCGGAAATGATGACGGGTGAACTGCTGTTGAACGACCTGATCGCTGTTGAACGCAAACTGGAACGCCTGACCGATGAACGTAAAAAGGGCGGCACGGACAAGACCCTGAATGCGCGCCAGACGGAACTGTTCGAGAAGCTTCAGGCCGCCCTTTCGGATAACAGGCCGCTGCGTGCGTTGGAATTTGCGCACGAAGAGGAAAGGGAACTTTCCAGCTTCGGTTTGCTGACCCGCAAACCCATTCTGACGGTGTTCAACCTCGGCGAGGGACAGCAGGCTCCGGATGCAAAACTGGACCATCCCTCGGTGGCGTTGATGGGAAAACTCGAAATGGAGATCGCGCAGTTATCCGGGGAGGATGCGGCGGTCTTCATGGAGGAGTACGGCATCAGGGAACTCAGCCTCAACCGTATGATCAATCTATCCTATGAACTATTGAAGATTCAGACCTTCTTCACGGTGGGCGAGGACGAGGTCCGTGCATGGACAACGCGTCTCGGTGCGACGGCGCAGGAATCGGCCGGAGAGATCCACACCGATCTTTCACGCGGATTTGTGCGGGCGGAGGTGGTCGCGTACGAAGACTTGATCAGCCTCGGGTCCATGAATGAGGCGAAGGCAAAAGGGAAGTTAAGGCTCGAAGGCAAGGAATACCCGATCAAGGACGGCGATATCATGCACGTCCGATCCAGTTTGTAATTTTTTTGCAGGGGCACAGCGGCGCTGTGCCTTTATCAAAAGTGAGGAGACAGCAACGCTGTGCCCCTGCAACCATAGGAGAACACATGGCATACAAACTTTCCAAATGGGACCTTTCCCCGCTGTACCCCGGCTATGACAGCCCCGAATTGCAGAGCGCGTTCGACATGATCGAAGAGCAGGTGACCTCGTTCGAAGGCGTGCGCGACAAGCTCAAGCCTGACATGCCCGCCGAACAGTTCGTGGATGTGGTGAAAGCCAGCGATGCGATGACGCACATCGGCAATAAGTTGTATTCGTTTGCTGGGCTGTCCTTTGCAGCAGATACCCAGGACCAGAAGGCGCAGTCATTGCAGGCGCGCGTGCTGCAATTTTTGGCGGAGATCGAGAACCGCACGCTGTTCTTCAGCCTATGGTGGAAGGAACTGGACGATGAGAACGCCAAACGCCTGATGGAGGCTGCGGGAGATTACCGCTATTATCTCGAAGCAATGCGTTTGTATAAACCGCATACGTTAAGCGAGGCGGAAGAGAAGATCGTCAATCTCAAGAATGTGACCGGCGTGAGCGCGCTGGGCAACCTGTATGACTCGATTACGAACCGCTACGTCTTCAAGATGAAAGTCAACGGCAGGGAAAAGGAGATGACTGCCTCGGAATTGTTCTCCTACCGCTACAGCGCCGACCCTGCCGTGCGCGCTGCGAGTTATCAATCGCAATTTAAGGTGTATGCGGAGGATGGCCCCATCCTTGGGCAGATCTATCAAACCATTCTGCGGGACTGGCACACGGAAAATGTGATCCTGCGCAAGTTCAAGGATTCGATCGCGCCGCGCAACCTGAACAATGACGTCCCTGAAGAAGCCGTGGAAGCGCTCTTGAGTGTGGCGCGAAAGAACACGGGCATCTTCCAGCGTTACTTCAGGATGAAAGCCAAATATATGGGCATGAAGAAGTTGCGCCGCTACGATATTTACGCGCCGGTTGCCGCCTCCAAGAAGACTTATGGCTGGAACGAAGCCGTGACCATGGTGCTGGATGCGTTCAATGTCTTCTCGCCGCAAGTAGCGGATTTAGCAAAGCGTGTCTTTGACGAGAACCGCATTGACAGCGAAATTCGCAAGGGCAAGCGCGGCGGCGCGTTCTGCGCGTCCATCACACCGGAGATGACTCCGTATGTGCTGGTCAACTATCAAGGCACGGGACGCGAAGTGGCGACGCTGGCGCATGAGCTTGGTCATGCCATCCACGCCATGCTGGCGTCGCATCACAGCACGTTCACCTTCCATTCGTCACTTCCGCTGGCGGAGACCGCCTCTACGTTTGCGGAAATGGTTTTAATCGACAAACTGCTTGCGGAGGAAAAAGATGAATCTGTACGCCGTGACATCCTCTTCAAACAGATGGATGATGCG of Anaerolineales bacterium contains these proteins:
- a CDS encoding glutamate mutase L, coding for MPSSLIDGNSLLAIDVGSVNTRVVLFDVIEGEYRFVASSSAPTTAEAPFKDASIGVRHAVGNLEKVLGKSLLDDSHGLIKPSQPNGSGVDALAVTLSAGPAVKTIVVGLLKDVSLESARRLAETTYTRIVDTIGLNDLRKPAQQIDSILRARPDLVVIAGGTDGGASLSIQKLLEPIGLASFLLPEEKRPAVLFAGNEKMEEEVKSLVGSLAASLHFSPNVRPSLETEDIDPAERELARMFINIRKRQIKGVDLLDLWSGGHILPTAYATGRMVRFLAKVYGAKKGILSVDIGASAAIISAGFNGKSTLSVYPQFGLGENLSRLLNYTSLEDILRWSSFDVSRDILRDYLHQTSLHPSTIAATKEDLAISQAVARQALYLAMLSARRDFPRSIAAIKPTLTPLFEPILAGGGALSDASRPGQNLLLLLDSIQPVGVTTLILDQNNLLPMLGAAASQNNILPVQVLESGAFLSVGTIVSPVVTANYGTPILRAKLAYENGAEARMDLKYGALETLPLASGEMGKLTIQVLRGADVGFGPGRGGTIPVSGGALGVVFDGRGRPLGLPSDPMRRRELIKKWNWTLGGS
- a CDS encoding zinc ribbon domain-containing protein — translated: MADLIKCPSCGESNLANQEFCQYCKTRLQPLTGELKDASTPIKPGQAPTKKNTAELEPILPQWLRDARDSARKGAPLPAQPPEGYTAASPAEDLLAGLHSQSGQSEEDDTPDWLASITGATPKSKKNRTESSEVRWVELGDKDDFAQDESTKEADSPSWLKGAAADEPKAEEKDELSDWFREASNLQEPSQPVQSSSLTSTDLNSPSDDAPDWLNQMALENEPRDDVKPFAASSDLFSDAPEISINSPDWLHGLEANAQSADSALFPETGIGESEAVESPIQEALPDWMKEMPASEEPKQDTTPKWLRGESSRSSDEEELPTWLSKDTSPLRPLPEQEPFAQDDSSLEDVPNWVKTSAPQSPVSSQPEEIINEPASPSDASEWSVAFEAEAEPAPAIEQGTSPDMPPAFTADAQAGGSMDDLFTDMPDWLSSAMESSSPSSASASIMTTDAISPGDLPSWVQAMRPLETGISQPASFSTPSDQTLESRGALAGLQGVLPAVPGFTPTSKPKAYSIKLHASEEQQAHAELLEQILAAETAPVPIESFSTLRTSRSLRWFLAFILFFVLSGVLFIRTSIFSMPAGVPHEIGSAIQISQSIPEGAPVLVAFDYEPARAGEMEAAAAPMLDQMILLRHPRLTFIATNKTGALLAERLLSGPLGGHNYQSGIQYLNLGYLPGGQLGIRAFAQNPRVTSPFDMSLDPAWTSAPLSDVASLPQFAMLILITDNADAARVWIEQTESVRGNIPFVVISSAQAAPMIQPYYESGQLNGLVPGLYGGAIFEQYNAGRPGTARAYWDAYSLGMLLAMALVLGGGLWNLALGLQDRASARETN
- a CDS encoding glucose-1-phosphate adenylyltransferase: MPTLNDVLAVILGGGRGARLYPLTQMRSKPAVPIAGKYRLIDIPISNCINSEIFRIAILTQFNSVSLHRHITRTYNFDSFHQGWVQIWAAEQTLESADWYQGTADAVRKQLLEIQAANAKYILILAGDHLYRMDYKAMAEYHWDNKADITVAVQPVSKEEVTRFGILKRESDGRISSFVEKPRDPEVQRKFISRDDPQRPFLGSMGIYMFNTRVLMDLLMDFPDHDDFGGDIIPQAIKSHSVYGFDFDGYWQDIGTIRSFYETNLALTTSATPFNFYDTKLPIYTDTRFLPGSIVDDSRLRDVLIAEGCRILKAEITHSIIGIRSQIGSGCVIKDSIVMGADYYERDREGLPIGIGANCHIEGAILDKNARIGANVTIRPFPRNTDMDNEKWYVRDGIVVIPKDAEILSGSTIVP
- the ychF gene encoding redox-regulated ATPase YchF; the encoded protein is MKLGIIGLPQSGKTTIFNALTRGNTPTTASAGRIEVHQAVVDVPDPRVDALSKMFNPKKTVYTKVTYADIAGLETGSAKSGISGQLLNQLNQMDGLLLVVRAFENDSVMHPSGSVNPLRDAEMMTGELLLNDLIAVERKLERLTDERKKGGTDKTLNARQTELFEKLQAALSDNRPLRALEFAHEEERELSSFGLLTRKPILTVFNLGEGQQAPDAKLDHPSVALMGKLEMEIAQLSGEDAAVFMEEYGIRELSLNRMINLSYELLKIQTFFTVGEDEVRAWTTRLGATAQESAGEIHTDLSRGFVRAEVVAYEDLISLGSMNEAKAKGKLRLEGKEYPIKDGDIMHVRSSL
- a CDS encoding M3 family oligoendopeptidase, whose product is MAYKLSKWDLSPLYPGYDSPELQSAFDMIEEQVTSFEGVRDKLKPDMPAEQFVDVVKASDAMTHIGNKLYSFAGLSFAADTQDQKAQSLQARVLQFLAEIENRTLFFSLWWKELDDENAKRLMEAAGDYRYYLEAMRLYKPHTLSEAEEKIVNLKNVTGVSALGNLYDSITNRYVFKMKVNGREKEMTASELFSYRYSADPAVRAASYQSQFKVYAEDGPILGQIYQTILRDWHTENVILRKFKDSIAPRNLNNDVPEEAVEALLSVARKNTGIFQRYFRMKAKYMGMKKLRRYDIYAPVAASKKTYGWNEAVTMVLDAFNVFSPQVADLAKRVFDENRIDSEIRKGKRGGAFCASITPEMTPYVLVNYQGTGREVATLAHELGHAIHAMLASHHSTFTFHSSLPLAETASTFAEMVLIDKLLAEEKDESVRRDILFKQMDDAYATIMRQSYFALFEKTAHELVQKNASVDDLSAAYLENLKEQFGDSLDLSDEFKWEWVGIPHIYQVPFYVYAYAFGQLLVLALYQQFKAEGESFKPKYLKILSAGGSEAPEKILSEAGINIRDPQFWQGGFDVLEKLVGELETLPVPKAKPVKRAKSVKSKKAVKPVKGKKAPIKKVSKGRPATKVSKAKKK